AGGTCGAACCGTCCTGGTTTAGTACCCATAGATAAAGACTACATTCACTTAGCAGGCAAATCTGCCTGCTAAGTGCCGTAGTCCTTCCTCCTACGCCGCTTCCGCGACTCGTTTGCCCTGCAGCCGGTCGCGTGCAATCTGGGCGATCTCTGGGCTTTTCTCGATGCCCACGCCACGCATCCCCATCTCACGCGCCGCGACCAGCGTGGTCGCCCCGCCCGCGAATGGATCCAGCACCGCGGCATCTTCTCGCCAGGCGATCAGCTTTAGCAGCTCGGTCATCAGCTCGACTGGCTTCTCAGCACAATGCACGCGTCGACCAGTGGGCACGATGTTCTGGCGAAACGCCCCGGGGAGTGACGGCCCCTTGCGTTCCAGCTTCCCCTTGCTGCCCCAGACGATGAACTCGCACCGCTGATTGATTCCACCGATTCGCGGCCGCGCGTTCACCTTGTCCCATGGGGCCACCCCATGCCACATAACGCCGGCCCCCTGCAGGATGTCGGTCATGGTTGGCAGTTGCCGCCAGTCCGTGAACATGCAGACGACCCCGCCAGGCTTCAGCAGCTCCATGGCCTCGCCCAGCCAGAGCATCGCCCAGGCACGGTAAGACCGCTGGTCCATGTTGTCGCCCAGGAAGTCGGGCAAGATCTTTTTCGTTCCGCTTTGCTGGTACTTACTGCTCGTCGGGGCCTTCCGGCTCGACGCGTGCAATCCGCCGCTCGAATAAGGTGGATCGGTGATCAGCCCGTCGAACTCTTGCCCCTGCTTCTTCAGTTCCGCCAACACAGCCAGGCAGTCGCCCTGGTAAAGTGTTTGCCCCTCAGCATCGTAGATGCGTTTCATGTTTCCCCCTGGTGTTCATCCAAGAAAGTGATTAGCGAACCCGCAGCAAGATCTCCGCATCTCGCCGCTGGCCTTCGCTGGTGTTGAATGGGATCGTGATCTTGTACCGCTTGGGCGATGAAGCACCGCCCGAAACGAAGCCCACGATTCCCCCGCCGATCGGTATCGGCTCGAAGCCAGGCTCGCAGATCTTCTCGTCGTTGGGCGTTGGTCCCTGAATGGCGACCAGGTCACCCGCGGCGATCGCGGTCCCGTCTTCGTAGGTTTGCGAGATCTCGGC
Above is a genomic segment from Bremerella sp. JC817 containing:
- a CDS encoding DNA methyltransferase; the protein is MKRIYDAEGQTLYQGDCLAVLAELKKQGQEFDGLITDPPYSSGGLHASSRKAPTSSKYQQSGTKKILPDFLGDNMDQRSYRAWAMLWLGEAMELLKPGGVVCMFTDWRQLPTMTDILQGAGVMWHGVAPWDKVNARPRIGGINQRCEFIVWGSKGKLERKGPSLPGAFRQNIVPTGRRVHCAEKPVELMTELLKLIAWREDAAVLDPFAGGATTLVAAREMGMRGVGIEKSPEIAQIARDRLQGKRVAEAA